In Colletotrichum higginsianum IMI 349063 chromosome 1, whole genome shotgun sequence, the DNA window GTCTAATTGGCTCACTCAGAGACGCCCTCTCACTGACACTTTACAGCCCAAGATCTCACCAACTCCAACACGGACTACAGTCCGGTCCCTAACACCAAGCCCCTTCAGTTCTACCAGCCGACCTACTGCTTCAGTCTCCTCCAGCAGATCGTCAAGGCCAATGGCCCCATCTTGAAGCAGCACAAGATCTCCAAGGAGTACCCCGAGCTTCTCCACGTCCCCAAGGACGGCACCTTGCTCGACATTGCTACGGCCGCAAAGGAGCCTGAGTTCGCCTGGCCCGCCTTCCAGGCCCTTTGGCACGAGCTTACCACGGCCCCCGACGGTCCGCCCGTCTTTCTCGGACTCGATGGCCTCTCCCACATCATGAAGATTTCGGCCTATCGCGACCCGTCCTTCAACCTCGTGCACTCGCACGACCTCACACTCGTCCGGCTGTTTGTCGACGCCCTTTCTGGCAAGACTCCGCTCGCCAACGGCGGTGCCGTCATCGCTGCCACGAGCCGCAGCAATGCGCCCCGCTCCCCGTCCATGGAGCTCGCCCTGGCCCagtctgccgccgccgccgccgacctgcaCGTCCCCACTCCGGACCCCTACAACAAGGGTTACGACGACCGCGTCtacgaggccgtccgcggcGTTGAGACCTTCAACGTGAGCGGTATCAATCGCGAGGAGGCACGCGCCGTGATGGAGTACTGGGCCGCCAGCGGCCTCATGCGCGCGCGCATCGATGAGACCACCGTCGCGGAGAAGTGGACAATctctggtggtggtgttctcggcgagctggagcGGGCGAGCTTGCTCAACTCGCGTATGCTACAGTACtgaggaagaaagaaagtaAGGCCAGTCCAGTTGTCAAGAACAACGCGAGGACGCCATGTATACATGTACTAGTTTACCAAGATGCCACTGTAGAAGGGGTACAGTTTTGTATTATACAACCACATCTAAAGTTATGGGAATCTCAAGCTGTTGCCACCGCCGGATCACGTCTTTCGCGAGACTATTGTCAGTGGAGGGGGACCAGTACTTTGAGTCGATGATGGCCCGGGTTATTCATTATTCTGTTTAGTACGACTGAGCCAAACCCGTTGACTACCCTTGCGTCCCACGTCTCTCCTTATCTTTAACCAAACGCCAAAATGCCCAAAGCTTCATTGTCATTTTATTTTGCAGAAGCAAATGCATTGTTAAAACAAGTTCTGTGCCAGTACACTGCGCAACCACCCCGACAGGACCGCCTCTAACCAATGCAACGGGCTGACTACTCATCCCTCTCTGCGCCGTTGGAGGTGATGAACACCAACCTCGTGCCGTTTCCGGCAGTTTGCCAAACCTATTTGGTGGATAGTTAGCGTGCGGTTCTTTTGAGGTGGGGGTAATGAAAGGGGTGGCAAAAACTTACATCGAGCTCGTTG includes these proteins:
- a CDS encoding Mitochondrial ribosomal protein — translated: MASAANCARCLTRPTTIAAAAPRVLSQRIVPIITSYSSATGIAPFSTSSADSAAARRVTYIGKHIRRGKINQNARKKRDTARVKKPAPGERKAFRKRITLSNNNALAVEGLQDVGRETLAVAENKGSVVALPDQLVDQLRTLEAFKTTQNWGLFRRPHMLVRGETVKLAKRLDGAVKERQTLRMVLTAQDLTNSNTDYSPVPNTKPLQFYQPTYCFSLLQQIVKANGPILKQHKISKEYPELLHVPKDGTLLDIATAAKEPEFAWPAFQALWHELTTAPDGPPVFLGLDGLSHIMKISAYRDPSFNLVHSHDLTLVRLFVDALSGKTPLANGGAVIAATSRSNAPRSPSMELALAQSAAAAADLHVPTPDPYNKGYDDRVYEAVRGVETFNVSGINREEARAVMEYWAASGLMRARIDETTVAEKWTISGGGVLGELERASLLNSRMLQY